The following coding sequences lie in one Cloeon dipterum chromosome 1, ieCloDipt1.1, whole genome shotgun sequence genomic window:
- the LOC135934470 gene encoding uncharacterized protein LOC135934470 → MTPEGESSDATNAGIVQSAPLRRLRHPQEESPLWGLVCGAIGGSFALALSLPLLAAFLLLLPFSLLLRALLLRCWPPSTLDPDDEESQKNFYRDFGEPEPLRGNDERWLGEISGISCVSHTVLIFDSGLSAVHLQELVSTRVLTRYPRLSCRLVPNPGPKNASHSWRSVDPLFIERQIFDAPNWTGGSEENLQSYVEGLLHVPLDLSKPPWEMHILPNYGRHEDTAVVLRVHQCMADGMALVRVLCHALSDNRMLHVPQKPHFGGLTFSVNAVRALLVGPATMFAWFLLARKMPRRSVVATVTSRTQSWPRITISAAENGPCPEEPTSQFKVKRYSLSWSAAIALHKVVRIKHVTRATVNEVLLAGVAGAIRALLQGCGVRHPPDLKILMPVDLRSDALCPESHPHLGSKLAPVVMSLPSGIEGSIPRLWAARKIMADLKTSAAPAISYLGSAALMKVLPSQWARKVLSEVQNNTSLQFSSLPGPPATVLVGGHPLKAVYTILPAPSYSGLAISVFTYADQVYVTALSEMGCQILTKELLQNLNHEIECMWNLLLYRRAPGEGRPANLVFKMSDATSPVEELQARLHEVQGEVATVSNTLRNKSDCQNDDSPVADEKGEELTDKLDKLKSEFTQLLQEVRRRKSLLGDPGSAPCFEDEEIGGELWRPRRRSAISFGSIPGLLGVPNSRPLSSASPDTSPPTSPELPRWEKAL, encoded by the exons ATGACACCGGAGGGAGAGTCGTCGGATGCCACCAACGCCGGGATAGTGCAGTCTGCGCCCCTGCGCCGCCTGCGCCACCCCCAGGAGGAGAGTCCATTGTGGGGGTTGGTGTGCGGGGCGATCGGGGGCTCGTTCGCCCTCGCACTCAGCCTGCCCCTGCTGGCCGCCTTCCTGTTGCTGCTGCCCTTCTCGTTGCTCCTGCGGGCCCTTCTGCTTCGCTGCTGGCCACCTTCCACCCTCGACCCTGACGACGAGGAGTCGCAGAAGAACTTCTACAGAG ATTTCGGCGAGCCCGAGCCTCTTCGCGGCAATGACGAGCGGTGGCTGGGCGAAATCTCTGGCATCTCGtgcgtcagccacacggtgctgataTTCGACTCTGGACTTTCCGCTGTCCACCTGCAAGAACTGGTGAGCACACGCGTCCTGACGCGCTATCCGCGCCTCTCATGCCGACTTGTGCCAAATCCTGGGCCGAAGAACGCGTCGCACAGCTGGCGCTCGGTAGACCCTTTATTCATAGAGCGGCAAATTTTCGACGCACCGAACTGGACAGGCGGCTCAGAGGAGAATCTACAG TCCTACGTGGAGGGTCTGCTGCACGTGCCGCTGGACCTGAGCAAGCCACCATGGGAGATGCACATTTTGCCCAACTACGGGCGGCACGAGGACACGGCCGTCGTGCTGCGGGTGCACCAGTGTATGGCCGACGGGATGGCCCTGGTCAGGGTGCTGTGCCACGCCCTCTCCGACAACAGAATGCTGCACGTACCCCAGAAGCCGCACTTCGGGGGTCTCACTTTTTCTGTGAACGCGGTCAGAGCTCTGCTGGTGGGCCCGGCTACCATGTTCGCCTGGTTTCTTCTTGCCAGAAAGATGCCCAGGCGCTCCGTGGTGGCCACTGTCACCTCAAGGACGCAGTCGTGGCCTCGAATCACCATTAGCGCAGCAGAGAATGGTCCTTGTCCA GAGGAGCCCACGTCTCAGTTTAAAGTAAAAAGATACTCGCTGTCGTGGTCGGCGGCCATTGCTCTGCACAAAGTGGTGCGGATAAAGCATGTCACCAGGGCGACTGTGAACGAGGTGCTCTTGGCTGGAGTGGCTGGCGCGATTCGTGCCTTACTTCAAGGGTGTGGCGTTCGACATCCACCTGATCTGAAG ATCTTGATGCCAGTCGACTTACGCTCGGACGCGCTTTGTCCGGAGTCGCACCCGCACCTGGGATCAAAACTGGCACCGGTTGTGATGTCCCTGCCGTCTGGCATCGAAGGCTCTATTCCCCGTTTGTGGGcagcaaggaaaataatgGCCGACTTGAAAACGTCAGCGGCACCCGCCATCAGCTATTTGGGCTCAGCTGCGCTCATGAAAGTGCTTCCATCGCAGTGGGCTCGGAAG GTTTTGAGCGAGGTTCAGAATAACACTTCTCTGCAGTTTTCCTCGCTTCCCGGCCCACCAGCGACTGTTTTGGTCGGCGGTCACCCACTGAAAGCTGTCTACACGATTTTACCTGCGCCCTCGTACTCAGGTTTAGCAATATCGGTGTTCACGTACGCAGACCAAGTCTACGTGACCGCGCTCTCTGAAATGGGCtgccaaattttaaccaaagaACTGCTCCAGAATCTCAACCACGAG ATTGAATGCATGTGGAATCTACTGCTGTACCGGAGGGCGCCCGGCGAGGGCCGACCGGCCAATTTAGTGTTTAAAATGAGCGACGCCACCTCGCCTGTTGAAGAA ctgCAAGCAAGACTACATGAGGTTCAAGGCGAGGTGGCGACTGTGAGCAATACTTTGAGAAACAAGAGTGATTGTCAAAACGACGACTCGCCGGTGGCGGACGAAAAGGGAGAGGAACTGACCGACAAACTGGACAAACTTAAGTCTGAATTTACCCAGCTGCTGCAGGAAGTGAGACGCAGGAAGTCTCTACTGGGTGATCCGGGATCTGCACCGTGTTTTGAG GATGAAGAAATTGGTGGCGAGCTGTGGAGACCAAGAAGACGTTCGGCGATTTCTTTCGGCAGCATCCCTGGCTTGCTCGGCGTGCCAAACTCAAGGCCGTTGTCGTCGGCCAGCCCTGACACTAGTCCTCCCACTAGCCCAGAACTACCACGCTGGGAAAAAGCTCTGTGA